The stretch of DNA GATGGATCCGAAATCGATCCACGTCTCGGTGAAAAACTTTGGCGACCATCTGGACCTGCGCAACTACCAGACCACGCACTGGGCCGGCGGCACGGCGATGGGCACCGATCCCAGGACCAGCGTGCTGAATCGCTATCTGCAAAGCTGGGATGTGCACAACGTGTTTGCGGTGGGATCGAGCGTGTTCCCGGTTGGTATCGGCTACAACCCGACCGGCCTGGCGGCGGCGCTGACTTACTGGTCCGCCAAGGCGATCCGTGAGCAGTACCTCAAAGATCCTCGTCCACTTGTTGCCGCGTGAGCCATCCATGACTAAACATATTTCCATAAGCAAGGGCATCGCGGCCGTGTTGCTGGCGCTGGTTGGCGCAAGCAGCTGGGCCGCCGATCAGCAGTTGATCAAGCATGGCGAATACCTGGCGCGCGCCGGGGATTGCTTCGCCTGCCACAGCGTAAGTGGCGGCAAACCATTCGCTGGCGGCCTGGGCATGGCGACGCCGATCGGCAAGGTCTATTCGTCCAACATCACGCCTGACAAAAAGGCCGGCATCGGCGGCTGGAGTTTCGCCGACTTCGACAAGCTGATGCGCACCGGCGTGAGCAAGGCCGGCTACACGGTGTATCCGGCCATGCCGTATCCATCGTATTCGCGCCTGAGCGAAGCCGATATGAAAGCTTTATACGCCTACTTCATGCAAGGCGTGCAGGCCGACCCGACGCCGAACCGCAAATCCGACATCGCCTGGCCGCTGTCGATGCGCTTCCCGCTGACGATCTGGCGCTGGATGTTTGCGCCGAAGCCGGCGCCGTATCAGGCGCCGGCCAGCACGGTGGTCAATGCCCAGTTGTTGCGCGGCGCGTATCTGGTCGAAGGATTGGGCCATTGCGGCGCATGCCATACGGCGCGCGGCGTCGGCATGCAGGAGAAAGCGTTGACCAGCCTGGATAGCACTGAGTATTTGGCGGGCGGACAGGTCATCGATGGCTGGGCGGTACCGTCGCTGCGCAACGAGCATGGTGGCGGTCTGGCGGCGTGGAGCCAGGCTGACATCGTAGCGTTCCTGAAGAGCGGCCGCAACGGCCACACCGCGTCGTTCGGCGCGATGAACGATGTGGTGGCGCATTCGACGCAGTATCTGACCGAGGCGGACCTGACCAGCATCGCCGGTTACCTGAAGTCGCTGCCGGCGCGGAATGACGCCAAGCCGTTTGTCAGCGATCCGTCGGTGGCGCAGGCGCTGTACAACGGCAAGCCGGCTACCGCTGGCGCACTGACTTACCTGAACAAGTGCGCGGGTTGCCACCGTTCGGACGGCCAAGGCTACGCCAAGGCGTTTCCGGCGCTGGCGGGCAATGCGGTGTTGCAGACTGCTGATGCCACGTCGGCCATCAGCATCATCCTGTCCGGTGGCGCGGTGCCGGCCACGCATACGGCGCCGTCTTCGTTGACGATGGCGCCATATGCCAAGGAATTGAACGACGAGCAGGTCGCCGAGGTGGTGAATTTCATCCAGACCAGTTGGGGTAACAAGGGCGGCACCACCACGGCCAAGCAGGTGGCCAAGGTGCGCAAGACAGCGGTGCCAGTCCAGCCGCTGACCGCTGCCGCCTATGCCGCTGGCCGCAGTGGTACGCTGCTACGGCCGATCGTGGAGGCAGGCCCGATCGACAAGCGCGATACCAAGTAGCGCTTATGCGATCTGCATGATGCGCAGCAGGTTGGTGGCGCCCGGCGTGCCGAAAGGGATGCCGGCGGAGATGACGATGCTGTCGCCGGCATGGGCAATGCCTTCGCGCTGGGCGGTGCGGCCGGCCCATTCGCTCATCTCCATCACGTCCACCACGTCGTGGCAGAGCACCGGGTAGACGCCCCAGGCCAGCGCCAGGCGGCGCGCGATGGCGATGCGCGGCGTCATGCCGACGATGGGGCGCAGGGCCGCTCGCGCGCCATGCGTAGCGCGGAATAGCCGGAGCTGGTGTAGGCGACCACCGCCGCAACCTTTAACGCCGAGGCCACGCTGCGCACGGCCACGCCGATACCGTCCGAGGCCAGCGTGCCGCCGCCATCGCTGACGCTGGCGGCGACCGTGTCGCGATAGTGCGGATCGGCCTCGGTCTGCGCGATGATGGAGTCCATGATGCGCACCGCATCCAGCGGATACTGGCCGGACGCCGATTCGGCCGACAGCATCACCGCATCGGCGCCGTCGTAGATGGCGGTGGCGACGTCGGAGGCTTCGGCGCGCGTGGGCACCGGCGCGCTGACCATCGATTCCAGCATCTGCGTGGCGACGATGACCGGCTTGCCGGCCTTGCGGCAGGCGCGCACGATGCGCTTCTGGATCGCCGGCACCTGCTCCGGCGGCATTTCCACGCCAAGGTCGCCGCGCGCCACCATCACCGCATCGCTGGCGGCGACGATGGCTGCCAGGCTGTGGATGGCGGCCGGCTTTTCCAGCTTGGCCACCACGCCGGCGCGCACGCCGACGATGCGCTTGATCTGTTCAATGTCCTCTGGCCGCTGCACGAACGACAGCGCCACCCAGTCCACGCCCAGACTGAGGCCGTAGTCCAGGTCCGCATGGTCCTTGTCGGTCATGGCGGACAGCGGCAGCACCACGCCCGGCACATTGACGCCTTTGCGGTCCGACACGCGGCCGCCGACGACCACCCGCGTCTCCGCGTGTT from Duganella dendranthematis encodes:
- a CDS encoding cytochrome c, encoding MTKHISISKGIAAVLLALVGASSWAADQQLIKHGEYLARAGDCFACHSVSGGKPFAGGLGMATPIGKVYSSNITPDKKAGIGGWSFADFDKLMRTGVSKAGYTVYPAMPYPSYSRLSEADMKALYAYFMQGVQADPTPNRKSDIAWPLSMRFPLTIWRWMFAPKPAPYQAPASTVVNAQLLRGAYLVEGLGHCGACHTARGVGMQEKALTSLDSTEYLAGGQVIDGWAVPSLRNEHGGGLAAWSQADIVAFLKSGRNGHTASFGAMNDVVAHSTQYLTEADLTSIAGYLKSLPARNDAKPFVSDPSVAQALYNGKPATAGALTYLNKCAGCHRSDGQGYAKAFPALAGNAVLQTADATSAISIILSGGAVPATHTAPSSLTMAPYAKELNDEQVAEVVNFIQTSWGNKGGTTTAKQVAKVRKTAVPVQPLTAAAYAAGRSGTLLRPIVEAGPIDKRDTK